Proteins encoded by one window of Lathyrus oleraceus cultivar Zhongwan6 chromosome 1, CAAS_Psat_ZW6_1.0, whole genome shotgun sequence:
- the LOC127095006 gene encoding uncharacterized protein LOC127095006, translating into MDCYEADKVQFGTHMLAKKADDWWINTRQVLGATFKVVTWVVFHRIFLRKYFPKDVRGKKEIEFLELKQSNLSVTEYATKFVELTKFYPHYSEVTAEFSKCIKFDNGLRPEIKQAIGY; encoded by the coding sequence ATGGATTGTTATGAAGCAGATAAGGTGCAGTTTGGTACACATATGTTAGCTAAGAAAGCTGATGACTGGTGGATCAACACTCGTCAGGTGTTGGGTGCTACATTTAAAGTTGTAACTTGGGTTGTGTTCCACAGGATTTTTTTGAGAAAGTACTTTCCTAAGGATGTTCGTGGGAAGAAAGAGATTGAGTTTCTGGAGCTGAAGCAGAGTAACTtgtcggttactgagtatgctaCCAAATTTGTGGAACTTACTAAGTTTTACCCTCATTATAGTGAGGTGACTGCTGAGTTCTCGAAGTGTATCAAATTTGATAATGGTTTGCGTCCTGAAATTAAGCAGGCGATTGGATACTAA